From Amycolatopsis sp. YIM 10, the proteins below share one genomic window:
- a CDS encoding hemolysin family protein, which produces MNDGVAIALIGLLLLANAFFVGAEFALISSRRDRLEALAEQGNTRARIVINASKHVSQMLAGAQLGITICSLLLLQFGEPAVAHQLEAAFGAIGLPLPGYVIHPIAFAFALTVMTILHVLIGEMVPKNLAIADPERLALWLVPVHVAWVKLANPFIWLLNTVANAGLRLIKVQPKDELETAYTSAELAELLSESRREGLLEQSEHQRLSQTLSSVRKTVADVLVPVAELTTLPASPTVGDVERAVSSTGFSRFPVLDTEGGLAGYIHVKDILELVAEPAETKVPPSKTRALSEVSAEAKLDSALSVMRRERGHLARALDADGTVVGVVALEDLVEEYVGTVRDGTHVTA; this is translated from the coding sequence GTGAACGACGGAGTCGCCATCGCGCTGATCGGCCTGCTGCTGCTGGCCAACGCCTTCTTCGTGGGCGCGGAGTTCGCGCTCATCTCCTCCCGGCGCGACCGCCTGGAGGCACTCGCCGAGCAGGGCAACACCCGCGCCCGGATCGTGATCAACGCCAGCAAGCACGTCTCGCAGATGCTGGCCGGCGCGCAGCTGGGCATCACCATCTGCTCGCTGCTGCTGCTCCAGTTCGGCGAGCCCGCGGTGGCGCACCAGCTGGAGGCCGCCTTCGGCGCGATCGGGCTGCCGCTGCCCGGGTACGTGATCCACCCGATCGCGTTCGCCTTCGCGCTGACCGTGATGACCATTCTCCACGTGCTGATCGGCGAGATGGTGCCGAAGAACCTGGCCATCGCCGATCCGGAGCGGCTGGCGCTGTGGCTGGTCCCGGTGCACGTGGCCTGGGTGAAGCTGGCGAACCCGTTCATCTGGCTGCTGAACACCGTGGCCAACGCGGGGCTGCGGCTGATCAAGGTGCAGCCGAAGGACGAGCTGGAAACCGCCTACACCTCGGCCGAACTCGCCGAGCTGCTCAGCGAGTCGCGCCGCGAGGGGCTGCTGGAGCAGTCCGAGCACCAGCGGCTGAGCCAGACGCTGTCCTCGGTCCGCAAGACCGTGGCGGACGTGCTGGTGCCGGTCGCCGAACTCACCACGCTGCCCGCGTCGCCGACCGTCGGCGACGTCGAGCGGGCCGTGTCGAGCACCGGCTTCTCCCGGTTCCCGGTGCTGGACACCGAGGGCGGGCTCGCCGGGTACATCCACGTCAAGGACATCCTGGAGCTGGTCGCCGAACCGGCCGAGACGAAGGTGCCGCCATCGAAGACGCGCGCGCTGAGCGAGGTCTCGGCGGAGGCGAAGCTGGACAGCGCGCTGTCGGTGATGCGCCGGGAACGGGGGCACCTGGCCAGGGCACTCGACGCGGATGGGACCGTGGTCGGTGTGGTGGCACTGGAAGACCTGGTCGAGGAATACGTGGGCACCGTGCGGGACGGCACGCACGTGACGGCGTGA
- a CDS encoding 3-methyladenine DNA glycosylase, whose protein sequence is MSAVEVLAEPEWRAREEAHVARMRKWTVPHQERRSRGEKHPVLDFLFTYYSHRPTHVERWQPGFGVALEGAAAKRFLDRRGYHETPDGVAVDPAEFTPARERTARYVSSLLEATASRPARLNCFGLHEWAMVYRQPHDEVRHAQLPLRLGERGTDEVVESLEVRCGHFDAFRFFTPEAVPRNTLTPTRETQRELEQPGCLHANMDLFKWAYKLGPFVPAELIGDCFELAADIRELDMRASPYDLSPLGYAAVPIETPAGRAEYARAQAAFARRAEPLRTRLIECSNTLLSVCTDAGRLCDN, encoded by the coding sequence GTGAGCGCGGTGGAAGTCCTCGCCGAGCCCGAGTGGCGGGCTCGCGAGGAGGCCCATGTCGCGCGTATGCGGAAGTGGACCGTGCCGCACCAGGAACGCCGGTCGCGCGGGGAGAAGCACCCGGTGCTGGACTTCCTGTTCACCTACTACTCCCACCGGCCGACGCACGTGGAGCGGTGGCAGCCCGGTTTCGGCGTGGCGCTCGAAGGTGCGGCGGCGAAGCGGTTCCTGGACCGGCGCGGCTACCACGAAACCCCGGACGGCGTCGCCGTCGACCCGGCGGAGTTCACTCCGGCTCGGGAGCGGACCGCCCGCTACGTCTCCTCGCTGCTCGAGGCGACGGCGTCGCGCCCGGCCCGGCTCAACTGCTTCGGGCTGCACGAGTGGGCGATGGTCTACCGGCAGCCGCACGACGAGGTGCGGCACGCCCAGCTGCCGCTGCGGCTGGGCGAACGCGGGACCGACGAAGTGGTGGAATCACTGGAGGTGCGCTGCGGCCACTTCGACGCGTTCCGCTTCTTCACGCCCGAGGCCGTCCCGCGCAACACGCTCACGCCGACCAGGGAGACTCAGCGGGAGCTGGAGCAGCCCGGCTGCCTGCACGCGAACATGGACCTGTTCAAATGGGCCTACAAACTCGGCCCATTCGTACCGGCCGAGCTGATCGGTGACTGTTTCGAACTGGCGGCCGACATCCGCGAACTGGACATGCGCGCGAGTCCTTACGATTTGTCCCCGCTCGGTTACGCAGCGGTGCCGATCGAAACGCCGGCCGGCCGCGCCGAATACGCCAGGGCGCAGGCGGCTTTCGCCCGCCGCGCCGAACCCCTGCGCACTCGCCTGATCGAGTGCAGCAACACACTATTGTCCGTTTGTACCGATGCTGGCAGGCTGTGCGACAACTGA